The proteins below are encoded in one region of Borrelia duttonii Ly:
- a CDS encoding Cof-type HAD-IIB family hydrolase codes for MKNIKAVVSDLDGTLLLSNSQIGAFSELVIKKLTKENKKFIIATGRSKNEIIPLLIQNLNSHVSFFITLNGARVYNNQWQLISSYDLAPDIVKEILNIRENKYKDIPHFLQRSDDTDENLYADNITKNAINDIFKKHRLLNKHQYIKHELQDINIRYNEVNNFQEIKNFNKIAKILLLHDEEAQLIKYEATILEKYREKVNAYLSTPHSLEIVNSKVSKGNALKDVLTSININLNETIAFGDGFNDVDMLENVKKGLLMGNANYRLKKMLSYLEIINTNDNEAVAHYINDNILEDPA; via the coding sequence ATGAAAAACATTAAGGCTGTTGTTTCTGATCTCGATGGTACACTTTTGCTTTCAAATAGCCAAATAGGAGCTTTTAGCGAACTCGTAATAAAAAAGCTAACAAAAGAAAATAAAAAATTTATTATTGCAACAGGAAGAAGTAAAAATGAAATAATACCTCTTCTTATACAGAATCTAAATTCACATGTATCATTTTTTATAACCCTAAATGGAGCAAGGGTATATAATAACCAATGGCAATTAATAAGCAGTTATGACTTAGCTCCCGATATTGTAAAAGAAATTCTAAATATAAGAGAAAATAAATATAAGGACATACCTCACTTTTTACAAAGATCTGACGATACAGATGAAAACCTCTATGCCGACAATATAACTAAAAATGCTATTAATGATATATTTAAAAAACATAGATTATTAAACAAACACCAATATATCAAACATGAATTACAAGACATAAACATAAGATATAACGAAGTCAATAATTTTCAAGAAATTAAAAATTTTAACAAAATAGCAAAAATTTTATTACTACATGACGAAGAAGCACAGCTCATAAAATATGAAGCAACAATTTTAGAAAAATATAGAGAAAAAGTAAATGCCTATCTATCAACACCACACTCACTTGAAATTGTTAATAGCAAAGTTTCAAAAGGAAATGCATTAAAAGATGTTCTTACAAGCATCAATATCAATTTAAATGAAACAATTGCATTTGGGGATGGCTTTAATGACGTTGACATGTTAGAAAACGTCAAAAAAGGATTACTAATGGGAAATGCAAATTACAGACTAAAGAAAATGTTATCTTACTTAGAAATAATAAACACAAATGATAATGAAGCTGTTGCTCATTACATTAATGATAATATCTTAGAAGACCCTGCATAA
- a CDS encoding aminopeptidase produces the protein MKKDLIKYAELIILKGINLQKNQCVLITGSIENYEFLRILAQKAYEYGAKYVELSIEDTEILKSRLQSTSENLLEFIPDFKHKFFEEMINEKWAKIRIDNTENLDALKEYDNKKISKYFQALKLASKNISSAMMNNELAWCTICAPGPKWASKVLNKPESQKTLEEFFEIQKKIMLLDTEDPIKAWEIHGNKLHQRCKTLNNLQLEKLIFKNKKTNLEIYLLEHSIWTGGSEKISGTEIEFNANMPTQEVFTTPNYKKTNGIMYATRPVRILGNLITGIWMEFQEGKIINFGCDNDTLNDILKRHIETDVQAQYIGEVALVDNSSPIYKSGLTFYNTLYDENASCHIALGSAYPSCLSNGSELKTDIAKLDYGCNVSLIHTDFMIGSNDINVIGIAKSGKEHIIIQNGQFLI, from the coding sequence ATGAAAAAAGACTTAATAAAATATGCAGAACTTATTATTTTAAAAGGAATTAACTTACAAAAAAACCAATGTGTTCTCATTACAGGCTCAATTGAAAATTATGAATTTTTAAGAATCTTAGCACAAAAAGCTTATGAATATGGAGCAAAATATGTAGAACTAAGCATTGAGGATACAGAAATTTTAAAATCTAGATTACAATCAACATCAGAAAATCTTCTAGAGTTTATTCCTGACTTTAAACATAAATTTTTTGAAGAAATGATAAATGAAAAATGGGCAAAAATAAGAATTGATAATACAGAAAATTTAGATGCACTAAAAGAATATGACAATAAAAAAATATCTAAATACTTTCAGGCATTAAAACTAGCATCAAAAAATATTTCAAGTGCAATGATGAATAATGAGTTAGCCTGGTGCACAATCTGTGCGCCAGGACCAAAATGGGCTTCAAAAGTCTTAAATAAACCTGAGAGTCAAAAAACATTAGAAGAATTTTTTGAAATTCAAAAAAAAATTATGTTACTTGACACAGAAGATCCAATAAAAGCTTGGGAAATTCATGGAAATAAACTACATCAAAGATGCAAAACCCTCAATAATCTTCAATTAGAAAAATTGATATTTAAAAACAAAAAAACAAATCTAGAAATATATTTACTAGAACATTCCATTTGGACAGGAGGAAGTGAAAAAATAAGTGGAACAGAAATTGAATTTAATGCAAATATGCCTACACAAGAAGTTTTCACAACACCAAACTACAAAAAAACAAATGGTATTATGTACGCAACTCGACCAGTAAGAATACTTGGCAATCTAATAACTGGCATATGGATGGAATTTCAAGAAGGTAAAATAATCAATTTTGGATGTGATAATGATACATTAAATGACATACTAAAGAGGCATATAGAAACTGATGTACAAGCACAATATATAGGCGAAGTTGCATTAGTAGATAACAGCTCTCCAATATATAAAAGTGGACTTACATTTTATAACACATTATATGATGAGAACGCAAGCTGTCACATTGCACTAGGAAGTGCTTATCCTTCTTGTTTAAGTAATGGAAGTGAACTTAAAACAGATATTGCAAAACTAGATTACGGATGTAATGTTTCTTTAATTCACACGGATTTCATGATTGGAAGTAATGACATAAATGTCATCGGTATTGCCAAATCGGGCAAAGAACATATAATAATACAAAATGGACAATTTCTCATATAA
- a CDS encoding divergent PAP2 family protein, whose product MIKDLFTNDLFLSCLISGIIAQMIKYIIQAIKTKKIKLTPKYFLKSIFLETGGMPSSHSSTVTALATSILIKEGINTHFIIALAFALITIRDSFGVRYMAGVQAEYLNDLSEQLKMKIKIEPLKIKVVKGHKKKEVFTGILIGIISAWAICNKYYIE is encoded by the coding sequence ATGATAAAAGATTTGTTTACAAATGACCTTTTCTTATCTTGTTTAATTTCAGGTATTATTGCTCAAATGATTAAATACATCATCCAAGCAATAAAAACAAAAAAAATTAAATTAACTCCAAAATATTTTTTAAAAAGCATTTTTTTAGAAACAGGGGGTATGCCCAGCAGTCACTCTTCAACAGTAACCGCCCTTGCAACATCAATATTAATAAAAGAAGGAATTAATACTCACTTTATTATTGCTCTAGCTTTTGCTTTAATCACAATAAGAGATTCATTTGGAGTTAGATATATGGCAGGTGTTCAAGCAGAATATTTAAATGATTTATCAGAACAATTAAAAATGAAAATCAAAATTGAACCTTTAAAAATTAAAGTTGTTAAAGGACACAAAAAAAAAGAAGTATTTACAGGCATACTGATTGGTATAATCTCTGCATGGGCAATATGTAACAAATACTATATCGAATAA
- a CDS encoding RnfABCDGE type electron transport complex subunit D, translated as MFNSQTKIKRQYKINIDEIQIPECILIPLETADSKSTIYVIENQRISEGQILSKNKNVELYTYAPISGIIEKIYTANLPNKNQIKSALIRFHGRINNEKEISTEEESREKTLEKLIRLGIPWFNEDSLFQYMNKCKKIDKMILLINGKDSFTNISEILITTKLDKIVYGFENIDKIFKFKEILIITDNHNIKKELEKLNVAKDKRLTIKLISNSPHPYSNHELIMHFLYNEENTKSNINPNKNILVTNIEDLYNVYSTLKTNSPYKEKLITINGNKKIKSKITKVKIGTSIKQIIDENIDLKKYDIFLNNPTNKIKIDNLNVPITRDIYSITILRKKTILSKVNKIKLLNTPSFSPLCMEQIILEKIKNQDNNENTQQQYLQYTKTEIEEEINKVKKEIKENILNISFNNEPIYTENNLKDIYLITILALIPNLIFSFSNNIKFLIDSLILIITSLCSYIPIMLKSKYRYFSFFVYTALITNIILPLNFPITLKIMAIFFTFLMFFYFSRLSKLLINPILISFIFLLLNFPLSFKQTYYKELVKQNDIIPTWNKIISQNPNIHNLENLKEFKRHENKYIDIIDKFINEQVLSHLNIMIPRFHIENLLGFQNEKYLSPILIYIGFSFILKKFIINKLIPLSFYISLLFIAYILQNLSLYNYISFDILSLIMSPIPMILVFTMGTELQTAPHFKFEQILYGFALSLGYFITLSYIPLETFSAIISIFILQISATLIKKYSLTFHIRKILHYLRINKEKVRENKNENGEEIIKI; from the coding sequence ATGTTTAACTCACAAACCAAAATAAAGAGACAATATAAAATTAACATAGATGAAATCCAAATACCTGAATGTATTTTAATTCCATTAGAAACAGCAGATTCAAAATCTACAATATATGTCATTGAAAATCAAAGAATTTCAGAAGGACAAATATTATCAAAAAACAAAAATGTAGAACTTTACACATATGCCCCAATATCTGGAATAATAGAAAAAATATATACTGCCAATCTTCCAAATAAAAATCAAATAAAATCAGCATTAATAAGATTTCATGGAAGAATCAACAATGAAAAAGAAATTTCAACTGAAGAAGAATCAAGAGAAAAAACACTAGAAAAATTAATTCGATTAGGAATTCCTTGGTTTAATGAAGATTCATTATTTCAATATATGAACAAATGCAAAAAAATAGACAAAATGATTTTGTTAATAAATGGCAAAGATTCATTTACAAATATCTCAGAAATACTAATAACAACAAAACTAGACAAAATTGTCTACGGCTTTGAAAATATAGATAAAATATTCAAATTTAAAGAAATATTAATAATAACCGACAACCATAATATTAAAAAAGAACTTGAAAAATTAAATGTTGCAAAAGACAAAAGATTAACAATCAAATTAATTTCTAACTCTCCACATCCATATTCAAATCACGAATTAATAATGCATTTCTTATACAATGAAGAAAACACAAAAAGTAATATAAATCCAAATAAAAATATACTAGTAACAAATATTGAAGATCTCTATAATGTTTATTCCACACTTAAAACAAATTCTCCATACAAAGAAAAACTCATAACTATCAATGGAAATAAAAAAATAAAAAGTAAAATAACCAAAGTTAAAATTGGTACATCTATCAAACAAATAATAGACGAAAATATTGATTTAAAAAAATATGATATTTTTTTAAATAATCCAACAAATAAGATAAAAATAGATAATCTAAATGTACCTATCACAAGAGATATATATAGCATAACAATATTAAGAAAAAAAACAATACTTAGCAAAGTTAACAAAATCAAACTCTTAAACACACCCAGTTTTTCACCATTATGTATGGAACAAATTATTTTAGAAAAAATTAAAAATCAAGATAATAACGAAAATACACAACAGCAATATTTACAATACACTAAAACTGAAATAGAAGAAGAAATAAACAAAGTAAAAAAAGAAATAAAGGAAAATATATTAAATATAAGCTTTAATAATGAACCAATATACACCGAAAACAACTTAAAAGATATCTATTTAATTACTATATTAGCATTAATTCCTAATTTAATATTTTCTTTTTCAAACAATATCAAATTTTTAATTGATAGCCTTATATTAATAATCACAAGTTTATGTTCATATATACCAATAATGCTCAAATCTAAATATAGATATTTCTCTTTTTTTGTATATACTGCATTAATTACCAATATAATACTACCCTTAAATTTTCCTATAACATTAAAAATAATGGCAATATTTTTTACATTTTTAATGTTTTTTTATTTCTCAAGGCTCTCTAAACTCCTTATAAATCCTATATTAATTTCATTCATTTTTTTATTACTAAATTTTCCACTAAGTTTCAAACAAACATATTACAAAGAACTTGTTAAACAAAACGATATAATTCCTACATGGAATAAAATAATTTCTCAAAATCCAAACATTCACAACTTAGAAAACTTAAAAGAATTTAAAAGACATGAAAACAAATACATCGACATAATCGACAAATTTATAAATGAACAAGTATTATCTCATCTCAATATAATGATACCAAGATTCCATATTGAAAACCTTTTGGGATTTCAAAATGAAAAGTATTTATCCCCCATTCTAATCTATATTGGCTTTTCATTCATCCTTAAAAAATTCATTATCAATAAACTAATACCACTATCTTTTTATATAAGTTTGCTATTCATAGCTTACATACTACAAAACCTTTCTCTCTACAATTATATAAGTTTTGATATATTAAGTCTGATAATGTCACCAATTCCAATGATCTTAGTATTCACAATGGGTACAGAATTACAAACAGCTCCCCACTTTAAATTTGAACAAATACTTTATGGATTTGCATTATCTTTAGGATATTTTATAACGCTAAGTTATATTCCTCTTGAAACTTTTTCAGCTATAATATCAATATTTATATTACAAATAAGCGCAACACTAATTAAAAAGTACAGCTTAACATTCCATATAAGAAAAATACTACACTATTTAAGAATAAATAAAGAAAAAGTAAGAGAAAATAAAAATGAAAATGGAGAAGAAATTATTAAAATATGA
- the prfB gene encoding peptide chain release factor 2 (programmed frameshift): protein MRETINEFLEQIENVWRKLFDSDKIKIQLQKYEKQINNENFWNDNKRAQEILKNQNILKTKIEPWENLICQLKDLRELCKIAESEDDKALLERDVNKLREQYKHILTLSYFKEDIDINSAFLTIHSGAGGTEACDWVNMLYRTYLRYSERRGYKIELIDLLESEGGIKSVTIEIKGKYAYGFLKSEVGIHRLVRISPFDAAKKRHTSFASVFIDPVIDDKIEIIIKPEDIRVDTYRASGAGGQHVNKTSSAVRITHLKTGIVTQSQTDRSQHRNKELAMKVLKSKLYEHYKTLEQQKSKSKQQEKKDISWGNQIRSYIFQPYTLVKDHRTKFENPNIMSVMDGNIDNFIEEYLKWKNLN, encoded by the exons ATGAGAGAAACAATAAATGAATTTCTAGAACAAATTGAAAATGTCTGGAGGAAGCT CTTTGACAGTGATAAGATTAAAATACAACTTCAAAAATATGAAAAACAAATAAATAATGAAAATTTTTGGAATGATAACAAAAGAGCACAAGAAATTCTTAAGAATCAAAATATTTTAAAAACCAAAATTGAACCTTGGGAAAACTTGATATGCCAACTTAAAGATTTAAGGGAACTCTGTAAAATTGCAGAAAGTGAAGATGATAAAGCACTATTAGAGAGAGATGTTAATAAATTAAGAGAACAATATAAACATATCTTAACATTATCATATTTCAAAGAAGATATTGACATCAATAGCGCATTCTTGACAATACATTCAGGAGCAGGTGGAACAGAAGCATGTGATTGGGTTAATATGCTATATAGAACATATTTAAGATATTCTGAGAGACGTGGATATAAAATAGAACTTATAGATTTGCTGGAATCTGAAGGAGGCATTAAATCTGTTACAATCGAAATAAAAGGAAAATATGCATATGGATTCTTAAAAAGTGAAGTGGGAATACATCGACTTGTAAGAATTTCTCCTTTTGATGCTGCAAAAAAAAGACACACATCTTTTGCATCTGTTTTCATTGATCCTGTAATTGATGATAAAATTGAAATAATAATTAAACCAGAAGATATTAGAGTTGATACATATAGAGCTTCAGGAGCAGGAGGGCAACATGTTAATAAAACATCATCGGCCGTTAGAATTACACATCTTAAAACAGGAATAGTAACACAATCTCAAACTGATAGAAGTCAACATAGAAATAAAGAATTAGCAATGAAAGTATTAAAATCAAAACTTTATGAACACTACAAAACACTAGAACAACAAAAAAGTAAATCTAAACAACAAGAAAAAAAAGATATCTCTTGGGGCAATCAAATTAGATCTTATATATTTCAACCTTATACTCTAGTAAAAGATCACAGAACAAAATTTGAAAATCCAAATATTATGTCTGTTATGGACGGCAACATTGATAACTTTATAGAAGAATACCTAAAATGGAAAAATTTAAATTAA
- the ftsY gene encoding signal recognition particle-docking protein FtsY yields MSIFNKIRNLFKNKEKTQIIERLEDLLLEADIKNDIVIEIVEHIQKIKAKDEQETVLQLKNLLKSYLNQQPLNLENKRLNILLILGVNGVGKTSSIIKLANKFKNEGKNVLIAAADTFRAAAIEQLKIQSEKIGIKVISQNQGSDAAAVIFDSISSAKTKNYDILIIDTAGRLQNKENLIKELKKMDQVIKKQILDTNINYKKILVIDSISGKNTNNQTEIFDKAIQIDGIIATKFDSSSRAGGIINISKLFQKPIYFFTFGEQVDNIKEFNTENYLNKLL; encoded by the coding sequence TTGAGCATTTTTAATAAAATAAGAAATTTATTCAAGAATAAAGAAAAGACACAAATAATTGAAAGGTTAGAAGATCTACTCTTAGAAGCAGATATAAAAAACGATATAGTAATAGAAATAGTAGAACATATTCAAAAAATAAAAGCTAAAGATGAACAAGAAACAGTATTACAACTAAAAAATTTACTAAAGAGTTATCTAAATCAACAACCTCTTAATTTAGAAAACAAAAGATTAAACATCTTATTGATACTTGGAGTAAACGGAGTTGGTAAAACCTCAAGTATTATAAAACTCGCAAATAAATTCAAAAATGAAGGGAAAAATGTACTAATTGCTGCAGCAGACACATTCAGAGCTGCAGCAATCGAACAACTTAAAATACAAAGCGAAAAAATTGGCATTAAAGTCATATCTCAAAACCAAGGAAGTGATGCAGCCGCAGTAATATTTGACAGCATATCAAGTGCAAAAACTAAAAATTATGATATATTAATAATTGATACAGCAGGAAGACTCCAAAACAAAGAAAACTTAATTAAAGAACTCAAAAAAATGGACCAAGTGATAAAAAAACAAATACTCGATACAAACATCAATTATAAAAAAATACTGGTAATAGACTCCATATCTGGAAAAAACACAAATAATCAAACAGAAATATTTGACAAAGCAATACAAATTGACGGAATTATAGCCACAAAATTTGACTCATCATCTAGAGCAGGTGGAATAATTAATATCTCAAAATTATTTCAAAAACCCATATATTTCTTTACATTTGGAGAACAAGTAGACAACATTAAAGAATTTAACACTGAAAACTACTTAAATAAACTATTATGA
- a CDS encoding ABC transporter permease, which translates to MKLNRLLFKRLILDEQNSLSLTIVIILSIVLGQIIIIITISIMNGFQNDFFTSISTLESGNLKIENKLNEQEFNSIKKMKEIIQINKIYETQGIGIENYYYPSILNIIAFDTKDVINDKNFLLLTGLTASQIQLNEDEIIIGDVLSYNLDLYAGDTIGLILNDEITNLHTLKNEVKQFKIKAIFKSNYSKINQSTVFMNINYFYTKQLIKDIDINYQVKTKNLYPSKKLINAIKNINQKIKIKPWHEYNKEFYKALKIERNTMLIILTSIFLVIAVNTYYLQKRIIINKSKSISIILFLGLRAQKIRKVFLIHSVVICVLGSIIGIISGIIISLNINEILNTIDILINSLINAVNYILKLNLENIEIKIVKNTITPKIFLSDLMLILFFACLFTICSSLKVTKKIKYTDKINGATP; encoded by the coding sequence ATGAAACTAAATAGACTCTTATTTAAAAGATTAATCTTAGATGAACAAAATAGCCTATCACTCACAATTGTCATAATCTTAAGTATAGTACTTGGACAAATCATTATCATCATCACAATATCAATCATGAATGGTTTTCAAAATGATTTTTTCACAAGCATATCTACACTAGAAAGTGGCAATTTAAAAATTGAAAACAAATTAAATGAGCAAGAATTCAATTCCATTAAAAAAATGAAAGAAATAATTCAAATAAATAAAATTTATGAAACACAAGGAATTGGAATTGAAAATTATTATTACCCAAGCATACTAAATATAATAGCATTTGATACAAAAGACGTTATAAATGACAAAAACTTTCTTCTCCTAACAGGTCTGACAGCATCTCAAATCCAACTTAATGAAGATGAAATCATCATAGGAGACGTGCTCTCATATAACTTAGATCTATATGCAGGAGACACAATAGGTTTGATATTAAATGACGAAATTACAAATTTACATACATTAAAAAACGAAGTAAAACAATTTAAAATAAAAGCCATTTTTAAGAGCAATTATAGCAAAATAAACCAATCTACAGTATTTATGAATATCAATTACTTTTACACAAAACAACTAATTAAAGATATAGATATTAATTATCAAGTAAAAACAAAAAATTTATATCCAAGTAAAAAACTAATAAATGCAATCAAAAATATTAATCAAAAAATTAAAATTAAACCTTGGCATGAATATAATAAAGAATTTTACAAAGCACTAAAAATAGAGAGAAATACAATGTTAATCATTTTAACAAGCATATTTCTTGTCATTGCTGTTAACACATACTACCTACAAAAAAGGATAATAATTAATAAAAGTAAATCTATCTCAATAATCTTATTTTTGGGACTAAGAGCACAAAAAATTAGAAAAGTTTTCCTAATTCATTCAGTAGTAATTTGTGTACTGGGAAGCATCATTGGAATCATTTCAGGCATCATAATATCTCTAAACATAAACGAAATCTTAAATACAATTGACATCTTAATAAATAGCTTGATTAATGCTGTAAATTATATATTAAAATTAAATCTGGAAAATATAGAAATAAAAATAGTAAAAAATACAATTACGCCTAAAATATTCCTAAGTGATTTAATGCTAATACTATTTTTTGCTTGTCTATTTACAATATGTTCAAGCCTAAAAGTGACTAAAAAAATCAAATATACTGATAAAATAAACGGAGCAACACCATAA
- a CDS encoding ABC transporter ATP-binding protein, protein MHNTQNIICIKEIYKTYTKNKTKIQVLENLNLNVKNGDFISIQGKSGCGKSTLFNIISGIDKMDSGDIISCGISLKNANEKTLSLYKNTKIGLVFQNHNLIDEFNVFENIILPKIIEGKDNFAEIKKKALRLMKILDIETRKEHYPSELSGGEAQRAAIARALINEPNIILCDEPTGNLDINTAKTVESLLIETSKTFNKTLLLVSHNPEFSNKADIKYELRDKTLKRI, encoded by the coding sequence ATGCACAATACACAAAACATAATATGCATCAAAGAAATATATAAAACATATACTAAAAATAAAACAAAAATACAAGTACTAGAAAATTTAAATTTAAATGTCAAAAATGGTGATTTTATTTCTATTCAAGGTAAAAGCGGTTGTGGCAAATCAACACTCTTTAATATCATATCAGGAATTGATAAAATGGATTCAGGAGACATAATATCATGTGGAATATCTTTAAAAAATGCAAATGAAAAAACCTTAAGTTTATATAAAAATACAAAAATAGGTCTTGTATTTCAAAATCACAATTTAATTGATGAATTTAATGTATTTGAAAACATTATTTTACCTAAAATAATAGAAGGAAAAGATAACTTTGCAGAAATCAAAAAAAAAGCTCTGCGCTTAATGAAAATATTAGATATCGAAACAAGGAAAGAACATTATCCTTCAGAATTATCCGGAGGAGAAGCACAACGAGCAGCTATTGCAAGAGCTTTAATAAACGAACCAAATATAATACTATGCGATGAACCTACTGGTAATCTAGATATCAACACTGCCAAAACAGTAGAATCATTATTAATAGAAACATCAAAAACATTTAATAAAACACTTCTTTTAGTAAGTCATAATCCAGAATTTTCAAATAAAGCAGATATCAAATACGAACTTAGAGATAAAACATTAAAGAGAATATGA
- a CDS encoding ABC transporter permease gives MMHSNIKELLKIAYVIFIHSKNKKALIGSGISLSLVMIPLIIVYYMSNNIMNATIERYIKNEGFSVQIEYNEIHKDEYLKSKLEKFKNEYKHDKLRYFFEKRTYGLIGNKKKQGALIRAVENKFINNNKHIKLVDGKKNFNKNEILISRQITDKLNLNINDSIYLIVPNNKYQKILPRAQKFTIAGIIETGLREIDKNLVFISLQDANIMTKELSKSIIGLSIKTNTKEKTNNLKEKLTKEFKEYKIKTFYELYLNKYTNLNISKKLLIFIMAFIVIFASINISSSLCMLILENKKKIAILKSIGMNNATLKLIFILIALVLSSTSCIIGIIIGNYLTINIEQIINIVDIITNIILKIFGADNTELLNSDYYISEFNIKISTKFSLIILLAYTLISIATTLIPLNIISKFKEKEIL, from the coding sequence ATGATGCACTCCAATATTAAAGAACTTTTAAAAATAGCATATGTTATATTCATACACTCAAAAAATAAAAAAGCTCTTATAGGTTCTGGGATATCTTTAAGTCTAGTAATGATTCCTTTAATAATTGTTTATTATATGTCAAACAATATTATGAACGCCACAATAGAAAGATACATTAAAAATGAAGGATTTTCAGTACAGATAGAATATAATGAAATTCACAAAGATGAATATCTAAAATCTAAGCTAGAAAAATTTAAAAACGAATATAAACATGATAAGCTAAGATATTTCTTTGAGAAAAGAACCTATGGACTTATTGGAAATAAAAAAAAACAAGGGGCTTTAATCAGAGCAGTAGAAAATAAATTTATTAATAATAATAAACATATAAAATTAGTAGATGGAAAGAAAAACTTTAATAAAAATGAAATATTAATATCAAGACAAATCACAGACAAGCTTAATTTAAATATTAATGACTCTATCTACTTAATAGTACCTAACAATAAATATCAAAAAATACTCCCCAGAGCACAAAAATTTACCATAGCTGGAATAATTGAAACAGGATTAAGAGAAATTGATAAAAATTTAGTTTTTATTTCATTACAAGACGCAAATATAATGACAAAAGAATTATCTAAAAGTATAATTGGACTTTCTATTAAAACCAATACAAAAGAAAAAACTAATAATCTTAAAGAAAAGCTCACAAAAGAATTTAAAGAATATAAAATAAAAACATTTTATGAACTATATCTAAACAAATATACAAATTTAAATATAAGCAAAAAACTTTTAATATTCATTATGGCATTTATCGTAATATTTGCAAGTATTAATATATCCTCATCACTCTGTATGTTAATACTTGAAAATAAAAAGAAAATTGCAATATTAAAATCAATTGGAATGAATAATGCAACCCTTAAATTAATATTTATACTGATAGCACTTGTTTTAAGTTCAACATCATGCATAATAGGAATCATCATAGGAAATTACCTAACCATCAATATAGAACAAATAATTAACATAGTAGATATTATAACCAATATAATTTTAAAGATATTTGGCGCTGATAACACAGAACTTCTAAATTCTGACTATTATATCTCTGAATTTAACATCAAAATAAGTACTAAATTTAGCCTAATTATCCTCTTAGCCTATACATTAATTAGTATTGCAACAACACTTATTCCTCTGAACATCATCTCAAAATTTAAAGAAAAAGAAATACTATAA